The sequence AGTAAGAAAGGCGTTGATAGAGACGTGAAGGGGTAGACAGCAGGTTGTTTGCAAGGGTCCTTTAGACAAAATCCAGgactgtgctgagcagagacatagccagagaaaacactgagttGTTTAATAATGTTTGAACATTGAGTCTCTGTGCAGTTTGTCACACAGTGATGTTAAAAACCCACAGGGGAACATTCCCTCtgtattactgtgtgtctgtctctgcgtTCTCgttcctctcctgtctgtatttACCTGTCTCTTTTATTGCTTTATCTTACATCcttgtctcttttcttcttttttttaaagattttgggAACACATCAGAGAAGCAGAAGATAATGGCATGTAAAAGGAGCTTGGATAAAAGCTAAcataaaaaaagtaatacttagtcagggtcaaaggtcaaggtcacagGTCACCCTTACACAATGAATGGTAAATAACGGACTATGGGCCATGTGATTTGAGATCTTTGTCTTCACAAGTGAATGTACCCGTTTGAcccagatgaaaaaaaatagatcaaGAGTTAAAACCACATCTGATGCAACAATCATCACAGAGTCACATGTGTAGGAGTTTATTGTGACTTAGACAacgcacatacagtacacacttCATCCTGACATCATGCACATCAGGGGAATTGAAATGGGGAAGAAACTGACACATTAAAGCATCATGTGAATGAGATGTAGCAATGACAAaacattatttcctgttttcctttcattgGCGTCAGGCTTTTGCACAAAACTCAAGTGATTCCAAATTTAACCACACTGTTAATGATTACTGTCAGGTCATGTGGCAAATCTGCTGTGAGGTCAGACAGGTCCTTACGTGATCAACAACAATGTGGTTTTTGTTTCAATCTTACTCCAGCAGCTGACTTTTGCGAGTACAGTACTGTGCGTTTCAACAACAGAGTGGACTGGTACATGTAACAGGCTGCAGGTGAGATTCTGAGTGGTGGAAATGAGTTGACCTTGTGTAAGACATAAAGAGGTAATGTCTGATGTTAACTGTGCTTGACTGTCTTGGTGAGGTGAGATTTTCTGGACACCAGTAACACTACAGTACGTACAGCAAGCTAATACAGTCATAGGTTaatatttacagaaacacaTAGACAACAACGGGTACttcatttcccagaagcccTCAGCCATGAATAGTGTCAATATAGTTTCAAACAACATGattcagaaatgaaaaacactgaatttaattAAATCCGGGGAAAAAATTGGTTCTTATTCTCTTAACCAATCCAAATCAAACAAATCCCTGTTTCATAACCAGATTAAAaagaacacaatttaaaaaaatctttttttaaacctgctGACGACATTGGATGTTATGTTAGAAacatatgagaaaaaaaaaattaattatcaTTCAAGACTGATGACACCATAATGAACCTTGTCTATGAGCCACCACCCACTGTAGACTTACTACAAGTAAACCACTTTCTACTTAAGTCATTGTGACATAGACAATTTTGTAGTATTTATACACcactaaaattaaaaatctaACATCTACATTATATGgctatttgactttttcttacACTTGCACCTTTTTTATGAGCTTTTCTAATTTTGCAGTTGACCTTGTTCTGAAGTATTTGGCACAACATGGAAACAGCAAAAACGTAAATGTCACGGAATCATACAATGCTAAAGTAAAATCTTTACTTATTTGAACAACCAAATTAAGCAGATTACTCGCATTACAAATTTCCTGCCTAAATTTAATCATATCAGAATGTTTTGAtaaacaaactgtttacatTCCCACACATTTGTATTGAGTCCAATAGACCCTCTTTAACTGAATTGTAATTAATAAGAAGAGACATAGCAGAAAACAAGTAAGGAAATATAATCCACTGATGttgtattaaaaacatttagcaTTACATTTATCATTATAAAGCTACATGTAACCATTTATCACACTTTAGGGGCATGAGGTCCAGCCCTAACTTTAGCCTAATGTCACAGACTCTCCAGTTCCACAAGATATTTAGAAATCTCTTTCATTAacttttatgaaaaaaaaccccaccctAAACAGTCTGAATAATCAAGAATAGTACTAATCTTTTAACTATAACATTTGGGGTAGTTTctctctgttgccatggcagcaccACAGTGTTTGATCTCTGGTTGGTCTGAATGCTGTCAGAATCCATTCTGGTTCTTCCGTCGGAAACTTCAAACACGATGTACTGCTGAGCGGCGAATTGCACgaacctgagacacacacacacgcacacacacacacacacacactctctctctctctctctctctgtatcacacaaacacacttggaCACATACATGCATGGGGCTGAGCCTGCAGTCTGGACACTTGCTCTGTATTTCTCACCAGCTGACTGTCAAAACCAACAGAGGCAGGAAAGTCTTTAAATGTTTCTCCCATCATACCTCTTACTCACACCATTCCTTGGTCTCTTTTTTATCCTTTTCCTTTCCGCTTTCAGTTCTCTTCATTCCACTCATCCCACTCTCTCATCTGGTCTAACCATCACCCTCATCATCATggttgtgaatttttttttctttctttcacacaggTCTGACAGAAGCCGGGTCGTTTATTTGGGACTACCTGCCCAAAATCTGCTGCAATAATCTGAAGTGTTCTGAACTTCAGCACTCTTGTCGTGGAGTAACAAGAGGGATACAGTTTttataaacacaataaacaaaaaagaagattGAAATCGATAAATCTGAAACAATACACAACACCAATAAACAGAGCACTCAATAAAGTCAACAAAAAATGACAGCAAGGTAGCACAGAAAATCTTTCCCACAATGTCCAAGAGCTTTGGAGGTTGAAGTCTCAGTTCAAATAGTCAGGCAGGCATGCCTTCTTGTGGTTTTCCTACAGGGTCATTTCCTTAcagtctctttttttcagttcctGGAGCCGAGTCCAGTCCAGACACTGCCCTTCCACCAACTAGACACTAGAGCTATGAAAACAATGAATAGGTATGCAAAAGATGAGTGAATTTCCTAACGGATCCAATaagtgggagaggaagagaactGCTACCATACTGTTGTGTAGGTTCTTTCAGTTTTCTAAATTTTGAGCACAGGTAAAGTTTTGCTGTTTGGAACAGGGCTTTAGCACAACTCATCTGTTCATACCTATCCAAAACCTTCAATCATGCAGTAGTTTCTAATAAGCTTTGCTTTCCTCTCGAATTCATCATCCGATCATCACATCCCTCCCAAATGTCTCTGCCCTCTGTCAGTGTCCTTCTTTCCTCATCTCTCACGCTTACACTTTTTGCTGCATCTCTATCTGTTGGCCCTGTCTGATCTGACTCTGGCCCTTTCCGTTCATCTCGTACATTGagctcttctgctgctgccgTCGGTAACACCACACCCCGACGACGACTGCCGCAGCAACAGCACACACCGCCACAATTATGGCAGCTACCTTGGGGCCTTGGCTGGAGGAGCTTGGAGGACGTGGAGGACAGTCATCGCCTGTGCAGATCGTCTCCCCCATCTCCCCTTCCATCTCCCCCCTCTCACCAGTCTCACCGGGCAGGCTGTGCACAGTGtgcttcccctcctctccagtGAGGATGTCGCCGTCATGCACCGGAGGAGCTGGGCCATAATTAGGGAAGGGGTGCTCAGTGAGGTCACGCTGCCAGGAGTGGGTGGGAGCTACTTGTTGTGTGTCGTAGTCAAGGGTGTCGGAGTATGAGGGGGAATCTGAGGGCTCTAAGTGGTCGGGGTAAGGAGCAGAGGTGGGGATGAATCCAGGCCACACCTTGACCACTCTTCTTTCTTCAGGCTCCATGGTGGGCGGCTCTTGTTCCTTTGGTAAGCTGGTGTAAGACACAGGTCTTCGAATTTCCACCTCATTGGGTCGGTCTGTTGTGGAGTcacctttttctgtttcctctgggACAACGGGGTAGCCGTCTAGCCAGGTTTCATCTGTGGTGGcctttcctcctgctcctctctgagTGACATTCTGGCGCTCATCTGTTGCTATAGAAAAGATTACACGCTGAtggccatcatcatcatcttcatggCTATCATGATCATCATATCTGTCATGGTCATCATGGTCAAGGTCATCGTGATCAGTGTAACGGTCGTTATCGTCCTCTTCCGGGTCATAATGCTCCTCACCATCATCGTGGTCGTCATGGTCTGGATGTTCCTTAGAGCCTTCGGGATGCTCTTGATCAACGGCATCACGATCGTCAGTCACGTCCTCATGATCCTCATAGCTCTCATGTTCATCGTAGGTATCATCTCGATCATCGTACTCCTGGCTGCCGTAGCGAACCCGATCATCTTCGTGCTCACCCATGTCATAATGGTCATTGTGACCGTCGTCATGTTTTTCGTGACGGTCCTGTCTCTCCATGTCATCATGCTGAGCTGGAATGTAAGGTTTCACATGATCGTCATGGTCATCTTCATCCTGGTGACTGTCACGGTCATCTTGATCATCATGGTGGCTGTCTTCATGGATGTCATGGTGGCTGTTGTCATGATCATCTTGGTCATCTACATCATGATCATCGTCTCTTTCTCGCCCGTGATCATGGTCGTCAACATCAACAGGATGTTGGTGGTGGTCCCTCTCTTGGCTCTCATGTTCTTTGCTTTCTTCTGATTGGGCACCTGAGGCTCTCTGGGTAGTCTGTGTGACTGGATTGGTGGAGACAGGATGCCCCTCCTCCTGAAAGGCCTCAGATGGGAACCAGAACATGTGTTTctgggagagaagagagacaggtgCTTCTGTGACTGCAGCTGCATCTATCCTaaccacctctctcctctcctgctcccaCCTTGGATGGCCTATAAAGCCTTCAGCAGCCCGCTCTTCGTCTTTTTCTACTCCATCTGCAACACCTTCATATTTTCTACCAATCAactctcctcctgcttcctgctgtccatGCTGGTCTTGATGCTCGTCCTCCACTTCAATGCCAAAGCTCGTCTCTTGCTGCTCCTGACTCCTCATCCCCTCCGGGTATGAGGTTCCATGTACCTCCTCATACACTTTACTGTGAGCCTCCTCTGGTCTCTCACTGtggcgctctctctctccatagGAATCAGTGAACTTGTCTTCATAGTCAACCTGACTTTCAGTCTCATCTGAGGGAACACAAAGAGGATACACATATGCTTCATCAGCTCACAAAGCTACATCAGATCTGTACATTTCTGATCATTCAactcaattaaaaaaatcaaacagtgcATTTACAGCTTTCAGATTCTGACAATGTGGAAATAATTTAGACTTTGTCTAACTTTGGATTATGACCCCTTAATGGGGTGGGAATAattattttgagaaatgtgcttgttcactttcttgccaagagtcaGATAAGAGGATTGATGCCCCCCTCACGTCTGAATGGAAAATACAGTCAATAGCTGGTTACTTTaatttagcataaagactgcaaacaaggggaaacagccaGCCTGGCTCTGCTCCAAAATCCATCtaacagcacctctaaagctcattattTCTTGGCGAGTGGTCATCACCCATCCCATCAGGAAGTAacttttccttgtttttacacttttatttcatttacttacTTTTTGTATgaacttaacaaaaaaaattaaagtgttgattgtgagctttagaggtgctggtcggtggatattttttttgcttttggacAGAGCCGgactagctgtttccagtctttatgcaaagctaagctaattgaTTGCTGCCTGgaaagacatgagagtggtattaatcTAACTCTTAAAAGTCAATATATAGTCATTACAtgccaaaatgttgaactattcctttaaaataaagCGATGGCTACTTGTGACCCTTTGTCACATGTTGTAGCCTGCCCATTTGAAGGTTTTCAGGAGGCTTAACCAGGTGAAAGTATTCAGCATGTCATAAGAAAATAGAAACATCAAGCATTACATCAGACAAAGgtaaatataattttaacaGACATATGAGGTATATATTTGAGTAGAAGTATATCTTTCCTTCTTTAGCGTTTTAAACCATCTTGTTACCTGTCATGTAACTCAGATTTATGTGCTTTAGAGCACAAACATGACTAAGTCTCTGTTGGCTGACCCCGGACACAGGCCTGGCATTTTGCCTTCTTAGACTCTTTCTCTTTAGACCCTCTGCTATGAACTGGGCCACACCATGGTATGTCACGCTGTGGTGTCACTGCAGCCATTTTCTTCTTAACTCACAACTAAGACTTTGTTTCCCCAAAAGCCAGAAATCAAGCACAGGTCACCAACAACACTGGGAGCTAACAAGCAAGGAAGTGAGGAGGTCTCCTGTCTAGGTCAAAGCTCATAACTTTGAAGAAGATGAGCAAAATGGGCCATTCTTCTTTTTTGCCTCTTTCCATTTCTGCCCTGCTCTCCAGCATAAACAGCTGAAACACCTTCTTACCTTTGACACAAATCTGCACCAGCCCATACCACTCTCCACAGCTGTCGCAGAGCAGGCTGAAGGCACTGTGTCCACTGGGCATCACGTAACCTGGCGCGCACATGTACAGCAGCTCGTCGCCCATCTCAAACCCAGTGTGCTCCTGCAGATGGGCATTGGGAAAAGATGGAGGGTCTCCACACGGTACACCTGtcaacagtaaacacagagatTAATGTGatataaaaaagagaaacattcaACATGCAAAATGCAATATAACTTTACTGAATTCTTAAACTATGACATAAAGATGAGGCTATCCCTATTCAATGTTACTCAGACTGGTTAATGAAACatgattcattattattatccaGCTTTGCAGCATCACCATCCCATTTGTAAACAGAAAGAGATAAGAACAACTCAAGGGACAGGAAGCAGCGGGGTTTGGGGGAAATGTGAATGTAATTTTGACAAACATGGCAAATGACAATGCCACTGGGATGAGATGAAGGCTAAAGGCTGTACTGTGTTGACTGTGGTCTAATATTTCACAATGTAATTACACAAAGGAAACAGTTTaagttttcagttgttttattttgctctcccaaataaaaacattttaattcattcagctgttgtttGATTGAGATGTCATTATCCCTTACATTACTACcaatcatttttcaaaaaattaaaaaaaaaagtttttaaattaattttcttttttcacatgcagacacaggTATACGTTCAACAGCTTGCTTTACTCTTGCTTGACCTAGAGCTGGATATCAAAGTTTCCCAACAAAACACGATATCATCAAAAGAATTTGCACAcgataataatatattatacCATAATACTATCTaaactgctcaaaaaaaaaaaacgaaaattTGAACTTCTACAGCTCTAACTGTGAAGCTATGTCATTGCTTTTCCCTGCGTTAAGTGCATCAGGACTGTTCATTTTTCCCACAGTGGAGTGTTCATTCCAGCTCCGGGGTGTGTGGTATATAAACAGCCACAGTAACTCTGCTGTTTAAGGGGCAGAGATCTCTTCTGGGTGGCATCCAATAATAGTCTGATTCAAAACCAACCACTgactgcccccctccccctgtcAGATCCATGCCAGTGGAATAGGTGTGTGGAATTTAGCTTCAGCTCTGTCGGGGGTTTAGCTACGTTCATGGATCaaatcacacactcagatactCATGAGAGGGCTGATAGATTGGTATATGATGACAGATAtgagtaaaaacacagaaatagagagcacaaacgcacacacacacactagcaggATGTTGAAAGTAGAGGTGTAGATGGAAGGAACGCAGGAACACAGCTTCTTTCACACCTCAGTAAATATCTGAGGAGGGAGAACtgcacacaagcgcacacagatacacacatgtaGTACACACTTAGGTCATCCATTCACATCTGGATCACCACTCACAACTTCATGCAGCAACTTATAAATCATGAGTACGTGTTTGTGTCTTTACTGACCTTTGTCTTTGATACAGAAAGCGTCCAGGTGTGCAGTGTCCTCTGTAGCATTTTCTGTTCTCACATCCACTGCTTTCAGCGTACTGCCCACAATATTACACACTGTGGTCCTAGAAATCAATAGACggacacacaggcaggcaggcagtaAGAACATTAATGATCCACATTTAAAACCAGATCATGTTagggaacagacacacacaaatgcacccATTAATTTCAATAAGATATGAGACCAAACGGCCTCCAGCAAAACACTTAAATGTCCCTCAGCGACTCCAGCATTGAGGGTGGTCATAATTAAACCCAGTGTGTTCACttgtaacacacactcacgcatacacagaaacacactccaTTATTACATCCTGTGGTGGAAGGTATTCTGGTACTGTTAAATACAGTTTGGAGGTACTTtatcatttccattttgtgctACTTTATAATTCTACTCACACAAAGCAcagtactttttactccactataTTTATTTTCCACCTTTAGTTTCTAGTAACTTTTCTGATTAAGATTTAATGCAACAACACATAATAATAAGCTACAATCCATTGTTCTAGATTAACCCTATGATTTAACTGTGTCTAGCTGTGTCCCCTTGTTATGTTTGAGATGTGTATGAGTTATCACCACAATGTCTTAGATGGGTTCATTTAAATAACAGTTCAAGGCCTAAAGAggtaaaataacatttatatcATGCAAAATTTAACAACAAAGCAGAAATCCAAAGAGAGAAatccaaaaaatacaaatttgtgaagcaaatttttatttttctttcattcaacCCCCATTAATCATCTAATGATGCCTCATCTTGTGAGCCTCTGGAGGGGGCCCAGTCCCCGAGTTGGGAACCCCTGGACTAAAATACCAaacagtatataaagtagttCAAAGTTTCACCACTTTGACCAGCTACCAGCAATCTCACAtgtccagctgcagctctggtTTATAAATGTATATGGGTAACATGACGACATACACAGATAAATATAGAGTACTATATCAGTCGTCAGCAGATTTGTTGCTTATTCAAACATTAATACAGCATGACATCAGGAGTCCAGGAACACACATCATGGCTCAGACATGCTGTGGTATCAGCAGTTGTACCCTGTGGCACAATATTATCACAATAGGGGCATATTAGGAATAGATGTTCCCATGTACAAGGACTAAGTTACAGCCAGCTTCATATAGAACTATCATAACATCAGGGGCTTAATATAATACGTGGTCCACACGGACCACATGAATAATGCGGCCGGTGCACAATGCCAACAAGCTGCAGTGGTTAAAAATGCTGAGTTATCAGTCTATTTTTGTTGCCACATTATTACCAAGGTTTAAAGCATCACTGGCCCATTTATCATCCAAAAGCACCAGATAAGACTGACTCAAACTTCCCAGGCCAATCAAATCATGTTCCCATAGCAGCTCCCGGCACCACTCAACTCCATGTGGAAAGTAAATTCAAAGCAAAGTTTCACTGAGCCCAGAGACGTCATTAGAAGCCAGACACATTACACTTTTCATTAATAACAGGTTTGACCGGTAATATTGTTAATCAGGTATCATTATAGGGAAAAGGTATCGGCCCAgagttgtgcatgtgtgtgagtcagtgcgtgtgtatgtgtatgtgctaACTTGTGTAACTGAGTTAATGAAAGCATCAGTAATTGGAAAGAATTTGACTGGCAGTACGGAGAGACTGTGAGAAGAGAGCGGTGTGAGTCATACTGCATGCTTGTGGCGCGCTAACTTCAGCTTATAAGGACAAaagtctgagagagagaaacgagGAGCAAGAGAGAAATCACCAAGAAAACACTCAGAGATAGACAAAAATCACAAagactgttttcacattaaactATAGCTCCTGCAGAcatctgtgagtgagtgtgtgtgtgtgtgtgtgtgtgtgtgtgtgtgtgtgtgtgtgtgtgtgtgtgtgtgtgtgtgtgagagagagaaaaagagggagagaggaaaaggtaAAAATACTGACCTCTTTCAGAGGAAGTGTACGCTTCACCTGGCCACATTTCTCAAAACGCTCCCTTTGAATGACATAACTACAGGAAAATGTCAgatatatgtactgtatgtgtgagtttgtatGAAACCAAGTGTAAAT is a genomic window of Toxotes jaculatrix isolate fToxJac2 chromosome 13, fToxJac2.pri, whole genome shotgun sequence containing:
- the susd5 gene encoding sushi domain-containing protein 5 yields the protein MLDRCSQIVLPLLCGCLACLVVTSVVNADGRVFVLDLRNSSGLQGFRDAEQACASQHARLASAEELRHAVVECFFSSCTRGWLYGGTVGTTVCNIVGSTLKAVDVRTENATEDTAHLDAFCIKDKGVPCGDPPSFPNAHLQEHTGFEMGDELLYMCAPGYVMPSGHSAFSLLCDSCGEWYGLVQICVKDETESQVDYEDKFTDSYGERERHSERPEEAHSKVYEEVHGTSYPEGMRSQEQQETSFGIEVEDEHQDQHGQQEAGGELIGRKYEGVADGVEKDEERAAEGFIGHPRWEQERREVVRIDAAAVTEAPVSLLSQKHMFWFPSEAFQEEGHPVSTNPVTQTTQRASGAQSEESKEHESQERDHHQHPVDVDDHDHGRERDDDHDVDDQDDHDNSHHDIHEDSHHDDQDDRDSHQDEDDHDDHVKPYIPAQHDDMERQDRHEKHDDGHNDHYDMGEHEDDRVRYGSQEYDDRDDTYDEHESYEDHEDVTDDRDAVDQEHPEGSKEHPDHDDHDDGEEHYDPEEDDNDRYTDHDDLDHDDHDRYDDHDSHEDDDDGHQRVIFSIATDERQNVTQRGAGGKATTDETWLDGYPVVPEETEKGDSTTDRPNEVEIRRPVSYTSLPKEQEPPTMEPEERRVVKVWPGFIPTSAPYPDHLEPSDSPSYSDTLDYDTQQVAPTHSWQRDLTEHPFPNYGPAPPVHDGDILTGEEGKHTVHSLPGETGERGEMEGEMGETICTGDDCPPRPPSSSSQGPKVAAIIVAVCAVAAAVVVGVWCYRRQQQKSSMYEMNGKGQSQIRQGQQIEMQQKV